The genomic window TTCAATATAATGATAAACAATATCTGGAGTTAATTCTCGAAATTTAATAAATGATATTTCACAAGCTTTAACTATTTTTTCTTTTGTTGGAATAAATATACAAAAACTAGTCTCAACTTCAATAAGCTTATTACTATATCCCATTATCTTGCTAAAAGCTTCCTTTTCATCTCTTATTTTGCCAACATAAACCGAATCATTCTTTAACAGAGTATCAACAGTAATTAAACATTTATCCTTACCATATTTCTCAATAGCACTAGTAAGTTTAAGAACCGCTATCCTCTCCGTAACACCAGTCTCACCTGTTTTCATTATTAAGTTCTCATCAATATCAACACTAAGAGATAAAAAATTAATTTTTAAAGCCTCTAAAAACTCAGCCCTAACAAGAGAACTTGATACGAGTGCAATCTCAAAATTCTCCTTATAAATCATTCTTACTCCTCTCAGAAAATCTTAATAAAGATATTAAAACTATTGAACCAATAACTGGAAACAAATAAAATAAAATATCTACTTGTCTATTATAATAATCGGAATAAAAAAGAGGTATAAAAAATAAAAATAAAACACTTCCTAAAAAACTTATAAAATAAACTAGCAAAAACCCAAATCTTAATATACCAAAAAAGACAATAATAAAACTTATCACAAAAGAGACAATAATATTAGTTAAAATTAAATGAAAAAAAAATGTTACCATGCCTCACCTTCAATTAATTCGACAACTCAAAACTATTTAAACTCCCTATATTCACAATAACACTATACAACTCATCTTCAATAGCATTACCTGCTGCCATAACAAAAATCACCAAATTATACTTAGGGGAAACATCTTTTGTAAAAAAATTATCACTAATGTGCTTGAGATCAAATGGTCTCTTATCACTATCTGCGACTTTAGATTTTTTAAGAGCTTCAGAAAATTCACTATACAAACCATTAACAACATAGGATCTATATATAGTTTTAATATGTTTAATCAGAGGCGCTGAAGAATCACTACCATTCCTTATACTAATAAAAACTGATCCAGGAGTACTCTTCCTCAAGTTTTCAAAATTAAATTCAATATATAAAGGAAATTTTCCTTGAATCCAACTTTTGTCCAATTTCAAAGTCGGTCTCCCTGAAGAACGATCACCGTCCAAATTAATTTTATAAAATCCTCTCCTATTAAACTCATTAACATTATTAAAAACACTCTTTAAAGCATCAAAATCTCTTTGAACACTCTTTGTAAAACTCCCAAAATGGTAATTTGAACCCTCTGGGTAGAATTTATAATATATATCAAAACCCCTAATTTTAGAATTATTGTGATTATTAAAATAACCTGAAGGCAATTTAAAAGCAAGAGTATCTCTGGAAGCTCTACTATCAACTACCAAAGGAGAATCGATTATAGCGATATCTTCAATACCACAACCAAATATTAATAAAGAAATAACTACAAATGTAGTATTAGAAAACTTTTTCATACCAAAACAAAAAATAAACCAAATTACCTAAGCTGCAAAAGCTTATTTTTGGCAACATTAACATATAAGTTATTTTCATAAGAAAAATTAGCAATTTTAGAGTATATTTCAATAGCCAATTTTTTATCTTTAGCTTCAATTAATACCGCTTTACCAAGCAAGGCTCTAATTTTAATAAAATCTAATTTGGTCTGCTTAATCACATTATCATATATCAATAAAGCATCCTCAACTTGTCCCATTTTTTCGTAAACCACAGCTTTATTAATATAGGCAAGTTCCCTTTCAATCCACTTTGAACCAATAACAATATCTAAATCCTTAAGAGCTTCTTTATATAAACCCTTAATTTGGAAATAAGTAGACCTTGCAAGATAAAACCGTGGGAGAAATTCATGTGCAACATCGTCTCTCTTATTTACAGCTTCCTCTATTTTAGGCTCTAATTTAAGTTTTTCTTCAGCATTCTTTGCTCTTAAATAAAGATTTAAATCTCTCTCAAGATTTTCTACTACTTCCCCCCCTGCCTTAACATGATCTATATCCATAGAATCATAAAAACAAAGGATAATTCCTACAAAAACAATAACTGCAAGAATACCTACAAAAAATTTATTTTTAAACATCAGCATTCCTCTTTAACAGATTCGCAAAGGGCTTATAAGACTCTTCATCATCCTCCTTAAACAAATAAGAAGAAATTTCTTCGCTTGATTTTTGTTCCTTATACGCCCTATAAGAAAGCAAAACCAACTTATTTTTAAAATCAATATTGGTAATCATAACTTTAAGTTTGTCCCCAACATTCAAATTTTCAAAAGTATCCAAGCTGGATTCTTTTGTATCTCCAAGTTGAATTTTACTAATAAATCCCATTATTTTACCATAAACTCTTACCTGAACTCCCTTTGATTTCTTCTCTAAAACTTCAACTTCAAGGGTATCACCTTTCTTATAGCTCTTAGAGAAATCATCCCAAGGATTTTCTTCCAACTGTTTAATTCCCAACCTAATGTTTTGCTTCTTTGCATCAAATTCAATTACTTTTCCACTAATTGAACTTCCCAATTTAAAGTATTCCTCAGGATTAATCTCATCAACCCAAGAAATATCAAATTTACTAATATATGCATCTATGCCTTCTTCAATGCTCACAAAGGCACCTGTCTTTGTGATATTCTTAACAACACCCTGAACAACCTTACCAACATCACACCTTTGAGATAAACTATTCCATGGATTCTCATTAACTTGCTTAATACCTAGAGATATTTTTTGATTTTCCTTGTCTATCTCCAAAATCTTAACTTCTACGATTTGCCCAACCTTAACTAATTCTTGGGGACTTTTTATCACCCTTACCCAAGAAAAATTGCTTATATGAAGAAATCCTGATATCTCACTATCAAGTTCAACCACAGCACCAAAGGGTAATATTTTCACAACTTTGCCCTTTACAATACTTTCAATCTTATACCTAGATTCAACAGAATCCCAAGGATTTGCCTTTAAAGCTTTAAGGGATAATTCCATCTTTCCTGTATTTACACTTAATTTGATGATTTGCAATCTTAATTTATCACCAACACGAATAAAATCTTCAATATTTTCAACACGACTAAATGCAATATTTCTTTTATGCAATACTCCCAAAACAAGATTCTTAACCTTTATAATAGCACCATAATCTGTAATTCTCTCAACAACACCATCAACTATATCTCCCTCGCTATAAGAATTAACAAGCTCTTTTCTTTTCAAAAGCTCTCGCTCTCTCTCCAAAGTCCGTCTATCAAGAATAAGCCTAAGACCATCAGTTTTATCTGCCTGAATAACATAAAACTCAACTACCAAGCCTCTTTTTAATTTTTCATCTCTAATTTTAGAACTCAAATAAGATGGCATAAATCCGGTAACATTTTCATTAATTTGGACTTTATAGCCACTTGAAAGTTCAACTAAAATCTTGCCTTTAAGCACCTTTCTATTTGCAATATACTCATCAATCTTATCTTGCAAATTAAGAGAATCAAGCTTTGCAACACTAAGAACTAATCCCAATTCTCCCCCTACCCTCGTAACTATTGCATCAAGTTTATCTCCAACATTTGGAATGGTTTCAAATTCATCGATTTTAATAAAACCTTCAGACTTATACCCAATATCTACAAGCACATAATCTTTCATGATATTTATAACAACACCAGAAACGCTACTACCAAGTTCTACTTTTTCAAGAACCTTCAGATAATTTTCTTGTAAATCTTCTTGCTTTTCCATCCTCACCTCTCTATCACTTTTTTTTCAAATTAAACGTCTTTATGATAATATCACATACATCATCTAGGCATTTATAGCTTGTATCAATATAAAAAACTTCTTTAGCCAATTTCAATTTACCATACTCTTTATTTTGATCAATTTCATCTCGCCTCTCTAGTGCTTGCTCTAACTCATTTAAAGTGATATCATCATCCCTTTGATTATACCGTCTTAAAGCTCGCACTTTAACAGAAGCATCAAGATATATCTTAAC from Borrelia hermsii DAH includes these protein-coding regions:
- a CDS encoding Maf family protein, which codes for MIYKENFEIALVSSSLVRAEFLEALKINFLSLSVDIDENLIMKTGETGVTERIAVLKLTSAIEKYGKDKCLITVDTLLKNDSVYVGKIRDEKEAFSKIMGYSNKLIEVETSFCIFIPTKEKIVKACEISFIKFRELTPDIVYHYIELGHWKNKAGGISLKNGVADILIEYINGSYSNIIGLPIGLFYDILIRENVISAM
- a CDS encoding 30S ribosomal protein S1, which gives rise to MEKQEDLQENYLKVLEKVELGSSVSGVVINIMKDYVLVDIGYKSEGFIKIDEFETIPNVGDKLDAIVTRVGGELGLVLSVAKLDSLNLQDKIDEYIANRKVLKGKILVELSSGYKVQINENVTGFMPSYLSSKIRDEKLKRGLVVEFYVIQADKTDGLRLILDRRTLERERELLKRKELVNSYSEGDIVDGVVERITDYGAIIKVKNLVLGVLHKRNIAFSRVENIEDFIRVGDKLRLQIIKLSVNTGKMELSLKALKANPWDSVESRYKIESIVKGKVVKILPFGAVVELDSEISGFLHISNFSWVRVIKSPQELVKVGQIVEVKILEIDKENQKISLGIKQVNENPWNSLSQRCDVGKVVQGVVKNITKTGAFVSIEEGIDAYISKFDISWVDEINPEEYFKLGSSISGKVIEFDAKKQNIRLGIKQLEENPWDDFSKSYKKGDTLEVEVLEKKSKGVQVRVYGKIMGFISKIQLGDTKESSLDTFENLNVGDKLKVMITNIDFKNKLVLLSYRAYKEQKSSEEISSYLFKEDDEESYKPFANLLKRNADV